A region from the Candidatus Buchananbacteria bacterium genome encodes:
- the topA gene encoding type I DNA topoisomerase, whose protein sequence is MAIKNLVIVESPTKAKTISKFLGSDYKIESSFGHIRDLPKSKLGVDIENNFDPQYVIPVKSKKRATELKKLADKAQNIYFATDEDREGEAISWHLVNIFKTPKNKIKRIVFHEITEDAIKEALKNPRELDLHLVDAQQARRVLDRLVGYQLSPFLWKKVARGLSAGRVQSVAVRLIVEREREIQAFNAQEYWSIESIFNANNQNFESKLNKIDDKVIDKLEISNEEQANKILKDLEQATYVIEKVEKKQTKKKALPPFTTSTLQQAANSRLGFSAKQTMMLAQQLYEGIELGSEGSVGLITYMRTDSLNLATKFLDEAAEYITTQLGKQYHAGIKKYSAKSKLAQEAHEAIRPTLAKNDPASVRPYLNDRQFKLYQLIWQRAISSQMAEAVMDNTTVDIKAQKTPYTFRSTGSIIKFDGFLKIYPTSTKENILPDISENQTVNLVELKPLQHFTQPPARYTEAALVKALEEYGIGRPSTYAPTISTVQERGYVEKEEKKLKPTEMAFLVNDLLVEHFPKIVDYQFTAHMEDDLDEVAEGKKEWQPVIKNFWEPFKENLDKKDSELTKKELTEQASDEVCDKCGKPMVIKVGRYGKFLACTGYPECKNTKPLDGETGEPQGPVETGEKCPECEHPLVKRKGRYGEFVGCSNYPKCKYIKKEAAQTFGTCPACGKGKIVGKRSRRGFFYACDQYPDCKNALWGKPYIEEGQSEPEKCPDCGSILVHGPKDSIKCSSRECKYKR, encoded by the coding sequence ATGGCTATCAAAAATTTGGTGATTGTCGAATCGCCAACCAAAGCAAAAACAATTTCAAAATTTTTGGGATCCGATTATAAAATCGAATCCTCTTTTGGTCATATTCGAGATTTACCAAAAAGCAAGCTTGGCGTTGATATTGAAAATAATTTTGACCCGCAGTACGTCATTCCGGTTAAATCAAAAAAACGAGCCACTGAATTAAAAAAGTTAGCCGACAAAGCCCAAAATATTTACTTCGCCACCGACGAAGACCGCGAAGGTGAAGCGATCTCTTGGCACCTGGTCAATATTTTTAAAACCCCAAAAAATAAAATTAAACGAATCGTTTTTCATGAAATCACCGAAGACGCAATCAAAGAGGCGCTAAAAAATCCGCGCGAGCTTGATCTGCACCTGGTTGACGCCCAACAAGCCCGGCGCGTTTTGGACCGACTGGTCGGCTATCAACTTTCCCCATTTTTATGGAAAAAAGTTGCTCGCGGATTGTCAGCCGGCCGAGTTCAGTCAGTCGCGGTCCGGCTCATCGTCGAACGGGAACGAGAAATTCAGGCTTTCAACGCCCAAGAATACTGGAGCATTGAAAGCATTTTTAATGCCAATAATCAAAACTTTGAATCAAAACTTAATAAGATTGACGACAAGGTTATTGATAAATTAGAAATCAGTAATGAGGAGCAAGCCAATAAGATCCTAAAAGATTTAGAACAGGCCACCTATGTCATTGAAAAGGTTGAAAAAAAGCAAACCAAGAAAAAAGCGCTGCCACCGTTTACTACCTCTACCTTACAACAGGCTGCCAACTCACGGCTGGGTTTTTCCGCCAAACAGACTATGATGCTAGCGCAACAGCTCTATGAAGGTATTGAACTTGGATCAGAAGGCTCAGTTGGTTTGATTACCTACATGAGAACCGACTCACTGAATCTAGCAACGAAATTTTTAGACGAAGCTGCTGAATATATTACTACTCAGCTTGGCAAGCAGTACCACGCCGGAATTAAGAAATATTCTGCAAAATCAAAATTAGCCCAGGAAGCTCACGAAGCCATTAGACCGACTTTGGCTAAAAATGATCCAGCGTCCGTTCGACCATATCTCAATGACCGCCAATTTAAACTTTACCAACTTATCTGGCAACGCGCGATTAGTAGTCAGATGGCCGAGGCCGTTATGGACAACACTACTGTCGACATCAAAGCCCAAAAAACTCCCTACACCTTTCGTTCAACCGGTTCAATTATCAAGTTCGACGGCTTTCTAAAAATTTATCCAACCAGTACCAAAGAAAACATCTTGCCTGATATCTCCGAAAATCAAACAGTGAACCTTGTTGAACTAAAGCCGTTACAACATTTTACCCAACCACCTGCGCGCTATACGGAAGCAGCCTTGGTTAAGGCATTGGAAGAATACGGCATTGGCCGACCGTCAACATACGCTCCAACTATTTCAACTGTGCAAGAGCGCGGCTATGTTGAAAAGGAAGAAAAAAAATTAAAGCCGACTGAAATGGCATTTCTGGTTAATGACTTACTCGTCGAACACTTCCCTAAAATTGTTGACTACCAGTTTACCGCCCACATGGAAGATGATTTGGACGAAGTGGCGGAAGGTAAAAAAGAATGGCAGCCGGTTATTAAAAATTTCTGGGAACCGTTCAAAGAAAACCTAGACAAAAAAGACAGCGAGCTGACCAAAAAAGAACTCACCGAACAAGCATCCGACGAGGTATGTGATAAGTGTGGCAAACCAATGGTTATTAAAGTCGGCCGCTACGGAAAATTTTTAGCCTGCACCGGATATCCGGAATGTAAAAATACCAAGCCGCTTGATGGTGAAACCGGCGAACCGCAAGGACCAGTTGAAACCGGCGAAAAATGTCCGGAATGTGAACATCCGTTAGTAAAGCGAAAAGGAAGATACGGCGAATTTGTCGGCTGTTCAAACTATCCAAAATGTAAATACATCAAAAAAGAAGCGGCCCAAACGTTCGGCACTTGTCCTGCTTGCGGCAAAGGTAAAATTGTCGGTAAACGGTCGCGTCGCGGATTCTTCTACGCCTGTGATCAGTACCCTGATTGTAAAAACGCGCTCTGGGGCAAACCTTATATTGAAGAAGGACAAAGTGAGCCAGAAAAATGCCCAGACTGCGGTTCAATTCTAGTCCATGGACCAAAAGATTCAATCAAGTGTAGCAGTCGCGAATGTAAATACAAACGATAA
- a CDS encoding bifunctional folylpolyglutamate synthase/dihydrofolate synthase, with protein MKNNFEKYFSAVQYLESITNISQDDYFVKKGGRSIFLKRTKYLLNVLGNPQKGLKYIHVGGTSGKGSVSNMIQSILVAAGNTTGLFTSPFPTTSIEKIKVNNRLISPDEFAALVEKIKPAIDQTYLKSRYGRPSYFEIFTAIGFLYFKEKKCEYVVLEVGLGGRHDATNIIDSPAVTVINKIGFDHTEILGNDIKSITREKAAIIKPKTKLFTVAYNAPEALKIISQACKKQKAYFNLVDAPAKRYPLKLLGQHQQYNAELAAQVARTLGISDRHISTGLKNVTMSCRTEIIQKNPLVILDGAHNESKIKTTLEIIKHLTYKKLYLIIALTKERNPKEVFGEISKHAHKIFITRQLSLHRKAYPPKKLGDALKCPKKIKVFLDPQMALESALSQATKNDLVLVTGSFYLAGQLRKNWRSEQQILKERKI; from the coding sequence ATGAAAAACAACTTTGAAAAATACTTTTCCGCCGTTCAATATCTTGAGTCCATCACCAATATCTCCCAAGATGACTATTTTGTAAAAAAAGGTGGCCGGAGCATTTTTTTAAAACGAACTAAATACCTCCTTAATGTTCTGGGTAATCCCCAGAAAGGACTAAAATACATCCACGTTGGTGGCACCTCCGGCAAAGGTTCTGTATCCAACATGATTCAATCAATTTTGGTTGCTGCCGGAAACACGACCGGCCTTTTTACTTCCCCGTTTCCGACCACTTCAATTGAAAAAATTAAAGTTAATAACCGCCTCATTAGCCCTGATGAGTTTGCCGCACTAGTTGAAAAAATAAAACCAGCTATTGATCAAACCTATCTTAAGTCGCGCTACGGTCGACCTTCATATTTTGAGATATTCACCGCTATTGGCTTTTTATATTTTAAAGAAAAAAAATGTGAGTATGTCGTCCTAGAGGTTGGTTTGGGCGGCCGGCATGACGCCACCAATATTATTGATTCACCTGCTGTTACCGTAATTAATAAAATTGGTTTTGATCATACCGAAATTTTAGGCAACGATATTAAGAGCATTACCCGGGAAAAAGCAGCAATAATCAAACCAAAAACGAAACTGTTTACTGTTGCCTACAATGCACCTGAAGCGCTAAAAATTATAAGCCAAGCCTGTAAAAAACAAAAGGCATATTTTAACCTGGTTGACGCGCCCGCGAAGCGCTACCCGCTTAAATTATTAGGACAACATCAACAGTATAATGCCGAATTGGCCGCACAAGTTGCCCGTACCCTTGGCATTTCAGACCGGCACATCAGTACCGGTTTGAAAAACGTAACCATGTCTTGCCGAACCGAAATCATCCAAAAAAATCCGCTAGTTATTTTGGACGGCGCCCACAATGAATCAAAAATTAAAACGACACTTGAAATTATCAAACATTTGACATATAAAAAGCTTTATCTTATTATTGCCTTAACTAAAGAGCGAAATCCTAAAGAAGTATTCGGCGAGATCAGTAAACACGCTCATAAAATATTTATCACCAGACAATTATCGCTGCATCGAAAGGCCTACCCACCAAAAAAATTAGGCGACGCGCTCAAGTGTCCGAAAAAAATAAAGGTATTTTTAGATCCGCAAATGGCGCTTGAATCAGCCCTGAGTCAGGCAACAAAAAATGATTTAGTCTTAGTTACCGGTTCGTTTTACCTCGCCGGCCAGTTAAGAAAAAATTGGCGTAGCGAACAACAAATTTTAAAAGAAAGGAAAATCTAA